A window of the Salvelinus alpinus chromosome 3, SLU_Salpinus.1, whole genome shotgun sequence genome harbors these coding sequences:
- the LOC139571426 gene encoding splicing factor 3B subunit 5-like isoform X4 — protein sequence MTDNIHSQLEHLQSKYIGTGHADTRKWEWLVNQHRDSYCSYMGHFDLLNYFSVAEKESKARVRFNLILWPTFGKT from the coding sequence ATGACAGACAACATTCACAGCCAGTTGGAGCATCTTCAATCTAAATACATTGGAACAGGCCATGCGGACACCAGGAAGTGGGAGTGGTTGGTGAACCAACATCGGGACTCATACTGTTCATATATGGGTCACTTTGACCTGTTGAATTACTTCTCTGTTGCTGAGAAAGAGAGCAAAGCCCGAGTGCGCTTCAATCTCATCCTGTGGCCCACCTTCGGAAAAACCTGA